The proteins below come from a single Argentina anserina chromosome 1, drPotAnse1.1, whole genome shotgun sequence genomic window:
- the LOC126788290 gene encoding cyclin-dependent kinase F-1, giving the protein MDPPPASSWSIHTRPEIIAKYQILERVGSGAYSDVYRARRLSDDLTVALKEVHDYQSAFREIEALQTLRSCPNVVVLHEYFWREDEDAVLVLEFLTSDLETVIRAARKSEGGIRCGEVKRWMLQMLSGIDACHRNMIVHRDLKPSNLLIGEDGVLKLADFGQARILLEPGYAPDGSYEQSTRSQANANQPPEGIPEGGYSIRDGSMSREEYFRVLDEVKAKGFDKDTNAADGDTSCLATCAASDIDDEVLKASYSYEQEDEGDKVGMTSCVGTRWFRAPELLYGSTDYGLEVDLWSLGCIFAELFTLQPLFPGSSDIDQLSRIISVLGNLTEETWPECVKLPDYKTISFNKVENPTGIGACLPNRSPSEISVVSRLVCYDPARRAMAMELLQDKIFNEEPLPVPLSELHVPLEKSGPDEDSGGWRDYNDMGSDSDFDEFANVDVVATKTGSFVQFS; this is encoded by the exons ATGGATCCGCCACCGGCGAGCAGCTGGAGCATCCACACCCGACCCGAGATCATCGCCAAGTACCAGATCCTCGAGCGCGTCGGCTCCGGCGCCTACTCCGACGTCTACCGCGCCCGCCGCCTCTCCGACGACCTCACCGTCGCCCTCAAGGAGGTCCACGACTACCAGTCCGCCTTCCGCGAAATCGAGGCCCTCCAAACCCTCCGCAGCTGCCCCAACGTCGTCGTTTTGCACGAGTACTTCTGGCGCGAGGACGAGGACGCCGTGCTCGTCCTCGAGTTCCTCACCAGCGACCTCGAGACCGTGATCAGAGCCGCCAGGAAGAGCGAGGGAGGGATTCGCTGCGGCGAGGTCAAGAGGTGGATGCTGCAGATGCTCTCAGGGATCGACGCGTGTCATCGGAATATGATCGTGCATCGCGATTTGAAGCCCAGCAATCTGTTGATTGGGGAGGATGGCGTGCTCAAATTGGCTGATTTCGGACAG GCAAGGATACTGCTCGAGCCTGGATATGCTCCTGATGGATCATATGAGCAGAGCACTCGAAGTCAGGCCAATGCCAATCAGCCACCTGAAGGTATTCCTGAAGGAGGGTACAGCATTCGAGATGGAAGTATGAGCAGAGAGGAGTATTTTAGGGTGTTAGATGAGGTCAAGGCAAAAGGTTTTGATAAGGATACAAATGCTGCGGATGGAGATACATCTTGTCTTGCAACGTGTGCAGCAAGTGACATAGATGATGAGGTTCTCAAGGCTTCTTATTCATACGAGCAGGAGGATGAGGGGGATAAAGTCGGTATGACATCCTGTGTTGGAACTCGATGGTTCAGAGCCCCTGAACTTCTCTACGGGTCAACAGACTATGGTTTAGAGGTGGATTTATGGTCATTGGGTTGCATTTTTGCTGAGCTCTTTACTCTGCAACCACTTTTTCCAGGGAGTTCTGATATTGATCAGCTCAGCAGAATCATCAGCGTCCTGGGAAACCTAACTGAGGAGACATGGCCCGAGTGTGTTAAGCTTCCAGATTACAAGACAATTTCATTTAATAAAGTTGAAAATCCAACTGGAATAGGGGCCTGTCTGCCCAATCGTTCCCCTAGTGAAATCTCTGTGGTGAGCAGACTTGTTTGCTATGACCCAGCTAGAAGAGCTATGGCAATGGAATTGCTGCAGGACAAGATTTTCAATGAAGAGCCACTTCCAGTTCCCCTATCTGAGCTGCATGTTCCTCTCGAGAAGAGTGGACCAGATGAGGATTCTGGTGGCTGGCGTGATTACAATGATATGGGTTCAGACTCTGATTTTGATGAATTTGCCAACGTGGATGTTGTTGCCACCAAAACAGGTTCTTTCGTGCAGTTTTCTTGA
- the LOC126784867 gene encoding uncharacterized protein LOC126784867, with translation MAGGGGSRKDESVVLNSTNVFAALGSLKKKKKSDKSKSGKSGQAEPEKEVYWAPAPLTVKSWADVDDEDDDDYFATTAPPELGWAGAEDKEDKEPERVEVGDMLSDSEEEGHDDNDDDADEDHENELEAPVETETGKKLAEASPAPKDTERQLSKKELKKKGLEELEAVLAELGLGKSETSGQDETDAAQEKKVVNLNGDVDKKEIPGESKSAKKKKKKDKTSKESRESQDQPDVIGNAAAEETAETEKVEDTSSGDVKERLKKVASMKKKKSSKEMDAAARAAANEAAARNARLASSKKKEKNHYNQQPVR, from the exons ATGGCGGGAGGCGGCGGCAGCAGGAAGGACGAGTCGGTGGTGCTCAACAGCACGAACGTGTTCGCCGCGCTGGGGagcttgaagaagaagaaaaagtcgGATAAGTCAAAGAGTGGGAAGAGCGGTCAGGCCGAGCCGGAGAAGGAGGTCTATTGGGCCCCGGCGCCGCTCACGGTCAAGTCTTGGGCCGATGTCGATGACGAGGATGATGACGACTACTTTGCTACCACCGCGCCGCCGGAATTGGGCTGGGCCGGCGCTGAGGACAAGGAGGACAAGGAGCCTGAGCGTGTGGAGGTCGGCGATATG TTAAGTGACAGTGAAGAGGAAGGTCatgatgataatgatgatgatgcggATGAAGATCATGAAAACGAGCTTGAAGCACCAGTTGAAACTGAGACTGGTAAGAAGCTAGCTGAAGCTTCTCCAGCTCCTAAGGATACAGAAAGGCAGCTTTCTAAGAAGGAACTGAAGAAAAAAGGGCTTGAAGAACTGGAAGCAGTTCTTGCTGAGCTAGGACTTGGCAAAAGCGAGACCAGTGGCCAGGATGAAACTG ATGCTGCCCAAGAGAAGAAAGTAGTGAACCTAAATGGTGACGTAGACAAGAAAGAAATCCCTGGGGAGAGCAAAAGtgccaaaaagaagaaaaagaaggataAAACATCGAAGGAGTCCCGAGAATCCCAGGATCAGCCTGATGTCATTGGAAATGCTGCGGCAGAAGAAACCGCTGAAACCGAGAAGGTAGAAGATACATCAAGTGGTGATGTTAAAGAGCGACTAAAGAAAGTGGCAtctatgaagaagaagaaatcaagCAAGGAAATGGATGCTGCAGCCCGAGCTGCTGCGAATGAAGCTGCTGCCAGAAATGCTAGGCTAGCTtcatcaaagaaaaaagagaagaatcaCTACAATCAGCAGCCGGTGCGATAA
- the LOC126786567 gene encoding glucan endo-1,3-beta-glucosidase 8, translated as MAHDKVPKAKSFLVTMLLVLGFMAHKGSSFGVNWGTMATHQLPPGKVVQMLQDNGITKLKLFEADHKILDALVGTQIEVMLAIPNFMLQEMSIDIVAAISWVDANVTSYCYDGGVNIKYVAVGNEPFLKAYNGTYLKTTLPALKNIQEALNHFGLGSQVKVTVPFNADIYFSPDSDPVPSTGDFLPELKDNVIEIIQYLYTNEAPFTVNIYPFLSLYGNAYFPFEFAFFDGTNKPIRDGDLLYTNVFDANFDTLVWSLTKAGFPEMKIIVGEVGWPTDGVVNANIPNAKRFNQGMLKHALSGNGTPARKGMIDIYLFSLIDENAKSIAPGCFERHWGLFEFDGKPKYELDLSGSLQNKGLVAVEGVDYMSKRWCVLNPDVVDTDGLAKSIDYACSLSDCTALGYGSSCNNLSLEGNASYAFNMYYQVNDQKIWTCDFSGLAVETETDPSVGDCQFPVMIAYAPSLLQNRGHLHLVLKIIGGCLLYWILL; from the exons ATGGCGCATGACAAAGTCCCAAAGGCCAAGTCTTTCTTGGTCACAATGCTGCTGGTTCTTGGTTTCATGGCCCATAAAGGTTCGAGCTTTGGAGTCAACTGGGGGACTATGGCAACGCACCAGCTCCCACCTGGGAAAGTGGTTCAAATGCTTCAGGATAATGGGATTACTAAGCTCAAGCTTTTCGAAGCTGATCATAAAATTTTGGATGCTCTTGTTGGGACTCAAATTGAGGTCATGTTGGCTATACCCAATTTCATGTTGCAGGAGATGAGTATAGACATTGTGGCTGCTATTTCTTGGGTTGATGCCAATGTCACCAGTTATTGCTATGATGGTGGAGTCAATATCAA GTATGTTGCAGTAGGCAATGAGCCCTTTCTTAAGGCATACAATGGCACCTATTTAAAGACTACATTACCAGCCCTGAAGAACATCCAGGAAGCTCTCAACCACTTCGGGCTTGGTTCACAGGTCAAAGTCACTGTGCCTTTCAATGCTGACATCTACTTCTCCCCTGACTCAGACCCAGTTCCATCCACCGGTGACTTTCTGCCTGAACTTAAGGACAATGTGATTGAGATAATCCAATACCTATACACCAATGAAGCACCATTCACAGTCAATATCTACCCTTTCCTCAGCTTGTATGGAAATGCATATTTCCCTTTTGAATTCGCTTTCTTTGATGGAACAAACAAGCCTATCAGAGATGGTGACCTGCTCTACACCAATGTGTTTGATGCAAACTTTGACACCCTTGTTTGGTCTCTAACCAAAGCTGGGTTTCCTGAAATGAAGATCATAGTTGGAGAGGTGGGTTGGCCAACTGATGGGGTTGTAAATGCCAATATCCCAAATGCCAAAAGATTTAACCAGGGAATGCTGAAACATGCTCTGAGTGGGAATGGAACTCCAGCTAGGAAAGGCATGATTGATATCTATCTTTTCAGCCTTATTGATGAAAATGCTAAAAGCATTGCTCCTGGCTGCTTTGAGAGGCATTGGGGACTGTTCGAGTTTGATGGGAAGCCAAAATACGAATTGGATTTGTCGGGTTCTCTGCAGAATAAAGGGCTTGTAGCAGTTGAAGGTGTGGATTATATGTCCAAAAGGTGGTGTGTGCTGAATCCAGATGTTGTAGATACGGATGGTTTGGCGAAAAGCattgactatgcttgtagcctTTCAGATTGTACTGCCCTGGGTTATGGTTCTTCTTGCAATAACCTTAGCTTAGAAGGGAATGCCTCTTATGCTTTTAACATGTATTACCAAGTTAATGACCAGAAAATATGGACCTGTGACTTCTCTGGTTTGGCGGTGGAGACCGAAACAGATCCATCAGTAGGGGATTGCCAGTTCCCAGTGATGATAGCTTATGCTCCTTCACTGTTGCAGAACAGGGGACATTTGCACTTGGTGCTAAAAATTATTGGAGGATGTTTGTTGTATTGGATTCTGCTATAG
- the LOC126786556 gene encoding uncharacterized protein LOC126786556 has protein sequence MASPTPGILLRLLQSINSATKVTGDHRSALLQVIGIVPALAAGSDDLWPNQGFYVQLSDSLNSTYVSLSEKDTDLILTNRLQLGQFVYVDRFDFDSPVPRVAGIRPIAGRHPFVGSPEPLVARISPSKREFVIQPVSDSDQSADFMAIYLSNNKKQEPPARTEVKEAKIEKGRSPRRQPFANRENVTVRENVNSDEGKKVSDRPVAARFSSPATAKRSASAGKKNVAVAPAERDPSLAGRGKRSSSPAPSKCVVPSLMVAREENRKVAKEPSIIVPSRYRQPSPIGGRRQASPNPRRASISPGRRLSVGGAKDSAARRKMATIVAGISKISDTISGSDKNNRKGWDESPNVDQKEKPASKNKPDVQAILRTQAALSRRLSDAKTTSDDCSSVKSKASSHEDSPVQEKPSHAALGITVHEKKWTDGSVPLDGVSADLARLGREAMQRKALAATAAAEALEEAIATESLVRRLSMFAELSSTSMIGNPLPAIDQFFMIYDDVVKSTSSLESITSNRNSDALCDSIPTEQSKSVSLWVEAALATDLGVVSLLGPQDHEAPLTLQKSLSKRQSLNAKANLKMSPLSPQFNAGVGEWKKGNGMTETVELAKNLQSEMQMWFLQFVEKAMDAGFRVFGECAADGGKLPLDCGSIAAVLSQLKRVNEWLDRVVSKRNGLLNEKVDRLKRKIYGFVIQHVGTTFDKSSPLASS, from the exons atgGCTTCACCCACTCCCGGAATCCTCCTCCGCCTCCTCCAGTCCATCAACTCCGCCACCAAAGTCACTGGCGACCACCGCTCCGCCCTCCTCCAAGTCATCGGCATCGTCCCCGCCCTCGCCGCCGGCTCCGACGACCTCTGGCCCAATCAAGGCTTCTACGTCCAGCTCTCCGACTCCCTCAACTCCACCTACGTCTCCCTCTCCGAGAAAGACACCGATCTCATCCTCACCAACCGCCTCCAGCTCGGCCAGTTCGTCTACGTCGACCGCTTCGATTTCGACTCCCCCGTCCCCCGCGTCGCCGGAATCCGCCCCATCGCCGGCCGCCACCCGTTCGTCGGCTCCCCTGAGCCGCTCGTGGCGCGGATCTCGCCGTCGAAGAGGGAGTTCGTCATCCAGCCGGTGTCGGATTCCGACCAGTCCGCCGATTTCATGGCGATTTATCTGTCGAATAACAAGAAGCAGGAGCCGCCGGCGAGGACGGAGGTCAAGGAGGCGAAGATCGAGAAGGGAAGATCGCCGCGGCGGCAGCCGTTTGCGAATAGAGAGAATGTCACTGTGAGAGAGAATGTGAACTCCGACGAGGGAAAGAAGGTATCTGATCGGCCGGTGGCGGCGAGATTCTCATCTCCGGCCACCGCAAAGAGGTCCGCGTCTGCGGGGAAGAAGAATGTGGCTGTAGCACCGGCGGAGAGGGATCCGTCGCTGGCCGGAAGAGGAAAGAGATCGTCGTCCCCGGCGCCGTCGAAATGCGTGGTTCCCAGCTTGATGGTGGCGCGTGAGGAGAATCGGAAGGTGGCGAAGGAGCCTTCGATTATTGTGCCGTCGAGGTACCGGCAGCCGTCGCCAATTGGGGGGCGGAGGCAGGCGTCGCCGAATCCCAGAAGGGCTTCAATTTCTCCGGGGAGGAGATTGTCTGTTGGAGGAGCGAAGGACTCTGCTGCAAGGAGGAAAATGGCGACAATTGTCGCCGGAATTTCGAAGATTTCCGATACAATTTCGGGCTCCGATAAGAATAATCGGAAGGGATGGGACGAGTCGCCTAACGTGGACCAAAAGGAGAAGCCTGCGTCCAAGAACAAACCAGATGTTCAAGCTATTTTGCGAACTCAG GCAGCTCTGTCGAGGCGATTGAGCGATGCGAAAACAACAAGTGATGATTGTTCGAGTGTGAAATCGAAAGCTAGCTCACATGAAGATTCTCCAGTGCAAGAGAAGCCAAGCCATGCAGCTCTGGGTATTACTGTGCATGAAAAGAAATGGACTGATGGAAGTGTGCCATTAGATGGAGTCTCTGCAGACCTTGCGAGGCTTGGAAGG GAAGCTATGCAAAGGAAGGCACTTGCCGCCACAGCTGCCGCTGAAGCACTAGAGGAGGCCATTGCTACAGAGTCTCTTGTTAGAAGATTGAG CATGTTTGCGGAATTATCTTCTACATCAATGATTGGGAATCCTTTACCTGCAATTGACCAGTTCTTTATGATTTATGATGATGTTGTAAAATCAACAAGTAGTCTGGAGTCAATTACCAGCAACCGCAATTCCGATGCACTTTGTGATAGCATTCCAACTGAGCAATCAAAATCAGTTTCTCTTTGGGTTGAAGCTGCATTGGCTACTGATCTGGGAGTGGTCTCTCTTCTTGGCCCCCAAGATCATGAGGCACCACTTACCCTACAGAAAAGTTTGTCCAAACGACAATCTCTCAATGCCAAAGCCAATTTGAAGATGTCTCCTTTGTCGCCTCAGTTCAACGCTGGTGTTGGGGAGTGGAAGAAGGGTAATGGAATGACAGAGACAGTTGAGCTCGCAAAGAACTTGCAGTCGGAGATGCAAATGTGGTTTCTACAGTTTGTTGAGAAAGCCATGGATGCTGGTTTTCGAGTGTTTGGAGAATGCGCTGCAGATGGTGGTAAGTTACCTCTAGACTGTGGCTCCATTGCAGCTGTCCTATCACAGTTGAAGCGAGTTAATGAGTGGTTGGATCGAGTTGTATCAAAAAGGAATGGTCTTCTAAATGAAAAGGTTGATCGGCTCAAGAGAAAGATCTATGGCTTTGTTATTCAACATGTTGGGACAACATTTGACAAATCATCACCTCTCGCTTCATCTTGA
- the LOC126783344 gene encoding peroxiredoxin-2, whose product MAPIAVGDSLPDGTLSYFDEQDQMQTVNIHSLAAGKKIILFGVPGAFTPTCSLKHVPGYIEKADELKSKGVDKILCLSVNDPFVMKAWAKTYPENKHVLFLADGSAKYTHDLGLELDLSEKGLGTRSRRFALLVDDLKVKAANVESGGEFTVSSADDILKAL is encoded by the exons ATGGCCCCGATCGCCGTCGGCGACTCCCTGCCGGACGGTACTCTGTCCTACTTCGACGAGCAGGACCAGATGCAAACGGTCAACATTCACTCCCTCGCCGCCGGCAAGAAGATCATCCTCTTCGGCGTCCCCGGCGCCTTCACCCCCACTTGCAG tttgaaGCATGTTCCTGGATATATTGAGAAGGCGGACGAGCTCAAATCCAAGGGTGTTGACAAGATTCTGTGCCTTAGTG TGAATGACCCTTTTGTGATGAAGGCATGGGCTAAAACCTACCCCGAGAACAAGCATGTCCTGTTCCTTGCTGATGGCTCAGCTAAATACACCCATGACCTTGGTCTTGAGCTTGACCTTTCAGAGAAAGGACTCGGAACTCGTTCCAGGAGGTTTGCTCTCTTGGTTGATGACCTCAAGGTGAAGGCTGCAAATGTTGAATCTGGAGGAGAATTCACTGTCTCTAGTGCTGATGACATCCTGAAGGCTCTTTGA
- the LOC126805123 gene encoding rac-like GTP-binding protein ARAC7 gives MSASKFIKCVTVGDGAVGKTCMLICYTSNKFPTDYVPTVFDNFSANVAVDGNIVNLGLWDTAGQEDYSRLRPLSYRGADIFVLAFSLISRASYENVLKKWMPELRRFAPNVPIVLVGTKLDLREDMRYQADHMGSNIITSAQGEELRKQIGAAAYVECSSKTQQNVKSVFDTAIKAVLQPPRKKDMVKQKRHRRSGCSIVSIVCGRCDA, from the exons ATGAGTGCTTCAAAGTTCATTAAATGTGTTACTGTGGGGGATGGAGCTGTAGGGAAGACCTGTATGCTCATTTGCTACACCAGCAACAAGTTTCCTACT GACTATGTACCTACAGTGTTTGACAATTTCAGTGCAAATGTGGCTGTGGATGGGAATATTGTCAATTTGGGGCTCTGGGACACTGCAG GTCAGGAGGACTACAGCAGATTGAGACCACTAAGTTACAGAGGCGCAGACATATTTGTGTTGGCTTTCTCTCTAATTAGTAGGGCAAGCTATGAGAATGTTCTTAAAAAG TGGATGCCAGAGCTTCGGCGATTTGCACCAAATGTTCCAATTGTCCTTGTTGGTACAAAGCTCG ATCTTCGAGAGGACATGCGTTATCAAGCTGATCATATGGGATCCAACATCATAACTTCTGCTCAG GGAGAGGAGTTGAGGAAGCAAATAGGAGCTGCAGCGTACGTTGAGTGCAGCTCTAAGACCCAACAG AATGTCAAATCGGTGTTTGATACCGCCATCAAGGCTGTTCTTCAACCTCCAAGAAAGAAGGATATGGTTAAGCAGAAAAGGCACAGAAGGTCTGGTTGCTCAATTGT GAGCATTGTCTGCGGAAGATGTGATGCTTAG